A region of Subdoligranulum variabile DNA encodes the following proteins:
- a CDS encoding glycosyltransferase, which translates to MENLLTVLVAQYRPDGAALRRTLASLVLQDTRDFSVVLADDGSSQNFFAESTAYLAAHGITEVQAVALPQNGGTVCNVLNGLQKVASRWVLTISPGDYLYDEGTLRWWLERLQADQPRVAFGRQAYYTPVPEPIPVPGETPFDRTPYDPAHYDAAAIKRNLLLYDDGISGCGMVYERDLLAEALQTMAGQVRLAEDFALRLFAVQGIRITRYDRLTSWYEYGGGVSTDEAARRRMAAEWRAMVELLHRQYPRDRTVRLAYAYFFNDRHKSRLVRGVIGRLVVPQNAPFKKAQRAWQPPTNGEAAQLQQIYATAAQP; encoded by the coding sequence ATGGAAAATCTGCTGACCGTGCTGGTGGCACAGTACCGGCCCGACGGGGCGGCGCTGCGGCGCACGCTGGCTTCCCTGGTTTTGCAGGATACCCGGGATTTCTCCGTGGTGCTGGCGGATGACGGTTCTTCGCAGAATTTCTTTGCGGAGAGTACAGCCTACCTGGCAGCCCACGGCATCACCGAAGTGCAGGCCGTGGCTCTGCCGCAGAACGGCGGTACGGTGTGCAACGTCCTCAACGGCTTGCAGAAGGTTGCCAGCCGCTGGGTGCTGACCATTTCGCCGGGGGACTATCTCTATGATGAGGGGACGCTGCGCTGGTGGCTGGAACGCCTGCAGGCGGATCAACCTCGGGTAGCCTTCGGCCGGCAGGCCTACTACACGCCGGTACCGGAACCGATACCCGTTCCGGGGGAAACACCCTTTGACCGCACTCCCTATGACCCGGCGCACTACGATGCGGCTGCTATCAAGCGCAATCTGCTGCTTTACGATGACGGCATCAGCGGCTGCGGCATGGTGTACGAGCGGGATCTGCTGGCGGAGGCGCTGCAGACCATGGCCGGGCAGGTCCGCCTGGCGGAGGATTTTGCCCTGCGGCTGTTTGCGGTGCAGGGCATCCGTATTACGCGGTATGACCGGCTGACCAGCTGGTATGAGTATGGCGGGGGTGTTTCCACCGACGAGGCAGCCCGCCGGCGGATGGCCGCCGAATGGCGTGCCATGGTGGAACTGCTCCACCGGCAGTATCCCAGGGACCGCACGGTCCGCCTGGCATACGCCTATTTTTTCAATGACCGGCACAAAAGCCGGCTGGTGCGCGGGGTGATCGGGCGTCTGGTGGTACCCCAGAACGCGCCGTTCAAGAAAGCGCAGCGGGCCTGGCAGCCCCCGACCAACGGGGAGGCCGCACAGCTGCAGCAAATCTATGCCACGGCGGCACAGCCGTAA
- a CDS encoding glycosyltransferase family 2 protein, with protein MPNVGIVISNYNGWQDTVRCLESLQKQTCRDFEIILLDDASTNDSVQQLQQHLTDNTVFLPQQENTGFAAVNNVGMRRALADGCQWVLLLNNDTVAAPDFVETLLRETPAGAVSCPKMLFMDPPDEIWFAGGELDRATGKVKHLGGHAKDGPAFAEKKQVSFITFCCVLLPRQVIERVGFLDETLFMYCEDVDYCIRLADAGVPLWFLPDARIWHKAGGSAGGMLSVYYITRNTLYLTCKGKSPAAIRARTLPVLLTGAARYALTKLLGRKKGRSYGAFRGALDFWRGRMGRME; from the coding sequence ATGCCAAACGTCGGGATCGTTATCTCCAACTATAACGGCTGGCAGGACACCGTCCGGTGTCTGGAAAGCCTGCAAAAGCAGACCTGCCGGGACTTCGAGATCATCCTGCTGGATGATGCCTCCACCAACGATTCGGTGCAGCAGCTGCAGCAGCATCTGACAGACAATACCGTCTTTTTGCCCCAGCAGGAAAACACCGGCTTTGCGGCGGTGAACAACGTGGGCATGCGCCGGGCGCTGGCGGACGGCTGCCAATGGGTGCTGCTGCTCAACAATGATACGGTGGCTGCCCCGGATTTTGTGGAAACGCTGCTGCGGGAAACCCCGGCGGGGGCGGTCAGCTGCCCCAAGATGCTGTTTATGGACCCGCCGGATGAGATCTGGTTTGCGGGCGGGGAACTGGACCGGGCCACCGGCAAGGTGAAGCACCTGGGCGGCCACGCGAAGGATGGTCCGGCCTTTGCCGAAAAAAAACAGGTCAGTTTCATTACCTTCTGCTGCGTGCTGCTGCCGCGGCAGGTGATCGAACGGGTGGGTTTCCTGGATGAAACGCTGTTTATGTACTGCGAGGATGTGGATTACTGCATCCGTCTGGCGGACGCCGGTGTACCGCTGTGGTTTCTGCCCGATGCCAGAATCTGGCATAAGGCCGGCGGCAGTGCCGGCGGCATGCTGTCGGTATACTACATCACCCGCAACACGCTGTATCTGACCTGCAAGGGCAAAAGCCCTGCCGCCATCCGCGCCAGGACACTGCCGGTGCTTCTGACCGGGGCGGCACGGTACGCTCTGACCAAACTGCTGGGCCGCAAAAAAGGCCGCAGCTATGGCGCTTTCCGCGGCGCGCTGGATTTCTGGCGCGGCCGGATGGGGCGCATGGAATGA
- a CDS encoding DegT/DnrJ/EryC1/StrS family aminotransferase — protein sequence MSNPPISVPFVSFRPLEKELDADLRGAFDRVLANSWYIEGREDEAFEKAFAAYCGVGYCIGCGNGLDSLVLILKAMGIGPGDEVIVPSNTFIATVLAISYAGAEPVLVEPRLATYNLDPDRIEAAVTPRTKAIMAVHLYGQCAEMDAICTIAKAHGLKVIEDAAQAHGATWKGRRAGSLGDAAGFSFYPGKNLGALGDAGCVTTNDPDLAKKVRALGNYGSDYKYHHIYKGQNSRLDELQAAFLAAKLPHLDRMNAERRRIAACYCAGITNPAVILPTVAEGCEHVYHIFAVRCKSRDALEAHLHERGIGTNKHYPTPIHLQGTYRELGLARGALPIAEEISATELSLPMYYGMTEEQVQAVIDAVNSYKE from the coding sequence ATGTCCAATCCGCCGATTTCCGTGCCGTTCGTTTCTTTCCGCCCGTTGGAGAAGGAACTGGACGCCGACCTGCGCGGGGCCTTTGACCGGGTCCTGGCGAACAGCTGGTACATTGAAGGCCGGGAAGATGAAGCATTTGAAAAGGCTTTTGCCGCCTATTGCGGTGTGGGGTACTGCATCGGCTGCGGCAACGGACTGGATTCCCTGGTGCTGATCCTTAAGGCGATGGGCATCGGCCCGGGGGACGAGGTCATTGTGCCCTCCAACACCTTCATCGCCACCGTGCTGGCCATCAGCTATGCGGGGGCCGAACCGGTGCTGGTGGAGCCCAGACTGGCCACCTACAACCTTGACCCTGACCGCATCGAGGCTGCCGTTACGCCCCGCACCAAAGCCATTATGGCGGTGCATCTCTACGGCCAGTGCGCCGAGATGGACGCCATCTGCACCATCGCCAAAGCCCATGGCCTCAAGGTCATCGAGGATGCGGCCCAGGCCCACGGCGCTACCTGGAAAGGCCGCCGTGCGGGCAGTCTGGGCGATGCCGCCGGGTTCAGTTTTTATCCCGGCAAGAACCTGGGCGCCCTGGGGGATGCCGGCTGCGTGACTACCAACGACCCGGATCTGGCCAAAAAGGTACGGGCACTGGGCAACTACGGCAGTGACTACAAATACCATCATATTTATAAAGGGCAGAATTCCCGTCTGGATGAACTGCAGGCTGCTTTTCTGGCGGCCAAGCTGCCCCACCTGGACCGGATGAACGCCGAACGCCGCCGCATTGCGGCTTGCTACTGCGCCGGCATCACCAATCCGGCGGTGATCCTGCCCACCGTGGCCGAGGGCTGCGAGCATGTGTACCATATTTTTGCGGTGCGCTGCAAGAGCCGGGATGCGCTGGAAGCCCACCTCCACGAGCGGGGCATCGGCACCAACAAACACTATCCCACCCCGATCCACCTGCAGGGGACGTATCGGGAACTGGGCCTTGCCCGCGGGGCACTGCCCATCGCCGAGGAAATCTCCGCCACGGAACTCAGTCTGCCCATGTACTACGGAATGACCGAAGAACAGGTGCAGGCCGTCATCGACGCCGTCAATTCGTATAAGGAGTAA